One Burkholderia cepacia genomic window carries:
- the phnS gene encoding 2-aminoethylphosphonate ABC transporter substrate-binding protein encodes MTLQNSSRAAAGAFRKLALAATVAGLMGAALPVHAASAVVLYTADGLENLYRDVLPAFEKKEGVKVNIVTAGSGEVVNRANIEKNSPKADVIVTLPPFIQQAGQMGLLQAYQSVNYKNVPAIAKAEDGTWATFVNNYFSFAINPDVVKNQPKTFADLLSPAYAGKVAYSNPATAGDGMAVLILTTSLMGEDKAFDYLAKLSQSVKFHTKGTGYLNVLLSRNEISVANGDLQMDLDDAEHGALSVKPIFLAAKDGDQPTTFQLPYGIGLIKSGPNQDAGKKLIDYLMSTEVQSKVPDMYGIPGRTDVPLAGKNGEAVKKAIAGVKLIPVDWTQVMAKKPVWIERWKKDVIGSSGKQLDVVKPK; translated from the coding sequence ATGACACTGCAGAATTCCTCGCGCGCCGCTGCCGGCGCGTTCCGCAAGCTTGCGCTGGCTGCCACCGTCGCCGGTCTGATGGGCGCCGCGTTGCCCGTGCATGCGGCGAGCGCGGTCGTGCTGTACACGGCAGACGGTCTCGAGAACCTCTATCGCGATGTGCTGCCGGCCTTCGAGAAGAAGGAGGGCGTCAAGGTCAACATCGTGACGGCGGGCAGCGGCGAAGTCGTCAACCGCGCGAACATCGAGAAGAATTCCCCGAAGGCCGACGTGATCGTCACGCTGCCGCCTTTCATTCAGCAAGCCGGCCAGATGGGCCTGCTGCAGGCGTACCAGAGCGTGAACTACAAGAACGTGCCGGCGATCGCGAAGGCGGAAGACGGCACGTGGGCGACGTTCGTGAACAACTACTTCTCGTTCGCGATCAACCCGGACGTCGTGAAGAACCAGCCGAAGACGTTCGCCGACCTGCTGTCGCCGGCCTACGCGGGCAAGGTCGCGTACTCGAACCCGGCGACCGCCGGCGACGGGATGGCCGTGCTGATCCTGACGACCTCGCTGATGGGCGAGGACAAGGCGTTCGACTACCTCGCGAAGCTGTCGCAGAGCGTGAAGTTCCACACGAAGGGCACGGGCTACCTGAACGTGCTGCTGTCGCGCAACGAGATCAGCGTCGCGAACGGCGACCTGCAGATGGACCTCGACGATGCCGAACACGGCGCGTTGTCCGTCAAGCCGATCTTCCTGGCCGCGAAGGACGGCGACCAGCCGACCACGTTCCAGCTCCCGTACGGCATCGGCCTGATCAAGAGCGGCCCGAACCAGGACGCCGGCAAGAAGCTGATCGACTACCTGATGTCGACGGAAGTGCAGTCGAAGGTGCCGGACATGTACGGCATCCCGGGCCGCACGGACGTGCCGCTGGCCGGCAAGAACGGCGAAGCGGTCAAGAAGGCGATCGCGGGCGTGAAGCTGATCCCGGTCGACTGGACGCAGGTGATGGCGAAGAAGCCGGTGTGGATCGAGCGCTGGAAGAAGGACGTGATCGGCAGCTCGGGCAAGCAGCTCGACGTCGTCAAGCCGAAGTGA
- a CDS encoding 2-aminoethylphosphonate--pyruvate transaminase produces MSATAPILLTPGPLTTSATTRDAMQRDWGSWDAEFNRLTESVCADLVAIAHGGGEYVCVPMQGSGTFSVEAALGTLVPRDGVVLVPDNGAYCARILKILGRLGIEAIALPFGEDAAVDPAAIEAAFAREPRITHVAQVHLETSAGILNPLDDIAAVCRRHGKRLIVDAMSSFGALPIALAGSGIDALISASGKCLEGVPGMGFAIVRRDALEASEGNSPSLALDLHDQYAYLRKTGQWRFTPPTHVIAALRAALDQYLAEGGQPARGARYADNCRTLVESMRALGFAPFLDAGVQAPVIVTFHAPDDPAYDFRRFYDAVRDAGFILYPGKLTQLETFRVGCIGAIDADDIRRAVAAIGHAIETLGITLRRAS; encoded by the coding sequence ATGTCCGCCACCGCCCCGATCCTGCTCACCCCCGGCCCGCTCACCACGTCCGCCACAACGCGCGACGCAATGCAGCGCGACTGGGGCTCGTGGGATGCCGAATTCAATCGCCTGACCGAAAGCGTGTGTGCCGACCTCGTCGCCATTGCGCACGGCGGCGGCGAGTACGTGTGCGTACCGATGCAGGGCAGCGGCACGTTCTCGGTCGAAGCCGCGCTCGGCACGCTGGTGCCGCGCGACGGCGTCGTGCTGGTGCCCGACAACGGCGCGTATTGCGCGCGCATCCTGAAGATTCTCGGCCGGCTCGGCATCGAAGCGATCGCTTTGCCGTTCGGCGAGGATGCGGCCGTCGATCCGGCCGCGATCGAGGCCGCGTTCGCGCGCGAGCCGCGCATCACGCACGTCGCGCAGGTGCATCTGGAGACGAGCGCCGGCATCCTGAACCCGCTCGACGACATCGCCGCCGTGTGCCGGCGCCACGGCAAGCGGCTGATCGTCGACGCGATGAGCTCGTTCGGCGCGCTGCCGATCGCGCTGGCGGGCAGCGGCATCGATGCGCTGATCTCGGCAAGCGGCAAATGTCTCGAAGGCGTGCCGGGGATGGGGTTCGCGATCGTGCGGCGCGATGCGCTCGAGGCCAGCGAAGGCAATTCGCCGTCGCTCGCGCTCGATCTCCACGATCAGTACGCGTACCTGCGCAAGACGGGCCAGTGGCGCTTCACGCCGCCGACGCACGTGATCGCCGCGCTGCGCGCCGCGCTCGACCAGTATCTCGCCGAAGGCGGGCAGCCGGCGCGCGGTGCGCGCTACGCGGACAACTGCCGGACGCTGGTCGAATCGATGCGCGCGCTCGGCTTCGCGCCGTTCCTCGATGCGGGCGTGCAGGCGCCGGTGATCGTCACGTTCCATGCGCCGGACGATCCGGCCTACGATTTCCGCCGCTTCTACGACGCCGTGCGCGATGCCGGTTTCATCCTGTATCCGGGCAAGCTCACGCAGCTCGAGACGTTCCGCGTCGGCTGCATCGGTGCGATCGACGCCGACGATATCCGGCGCGCGGTCGCGGCGATCGGGCACGCGATCGAGACGCTCGGCATCACGCTGCGCCGCGCGTCATGA